The Toxorhynchites rutilus septentrionalis strain SRP chromosome 1, ASM2978413v1, whole genome shotgun sequence genome contains the following window.
ATACTTCCCTTTTCGTAGGAATCTGCTGTCCAGACAGCAACTCTTGTCTGTATCGCTTTGGAGTTTTGAATGTGAAGGTGTCGCTGATCGTATCCCACCACATACCGAGGACCTTCTCGGTTCCTAAATATTCGGCGTGACTCAGTTTCTTCTGGCACGTTTGGTGTTCACCCATGGCATCCACCACCTTCGGCGAGGTTGACAGCCATCCACGAATCTCGAAACCCCCTTCAGCATAAATGTAGCGAACATCCTGTGCAAGTTTAACAGCATCTTCATCCGATTCGACACTGTACAGCATATCGTCAACATACGTTCCTTTGATAATCGCCTCCACGGCTTCAGGAAATTGGTCTTTGAAGCGTTCAGCATTGATATTTTTGACGAATTGTGCACAGCTTGGAGAGCAGCTGGCACCAAACGTCATCACCTGCATCATGTATACCTTGGGGTCTTGTCCGGGGATACCGTCGTTACACAAAAACTTCAAACAATGTTGATCGTTGTCGTTCATTAATAGTTGATGGAACATTTCACGAACATCCCCGGAGACTGCTATTCGATACTCTCGAAAAAGATGGAGTACATGAGGAAGTGGAGTAACTAAATCTGGCCCTTTTAGTAGGAAAGAATTAAGTGAAAGGCCTCCTACTTTCGCCGCCGCGTCCCAAACAATCCGAAGCTTTCCGGGTTTGTTCGGattaaaaactggaaaaattgGCAGGTACCATGAACGTCCATGGTGCATGGATTCCTGTTGGGGTGAAAGTTCACGAATATATGCATTCTTTttataatccattattttttcttgaaacgccTTAGCTAATCCCGGCTCACGAGCCATGCGCTTATCTAGACAGTGATGACGTTTCAGGGCCATGGCTTTACTGTCGGGCAGCTGGACATCATCGAAGCGCCACAGCAGAGTTGTTTCGTACGTTTTTCCTTTTAGCACCGTATTTGACTGCAGTATCTGCAGTGCTCGTTCATCATCCTTCGACATCAATGACTTTCCAGATAGTTTCACGCCAAGACTATCAAGAGAAAAATAATTCTTAACAGCTGAGTGAAGCGCTTCACACTCGCAGATGTGGTAGCTGTACGCTATATCTTTGCTGGTCGCTGTATGTGTCGTGACAGAACATGGTCCGTAGATCAGCCAGCCTAATCGCGTTAGTACTGCTGTTGGCTGATGTTCGCTCCCTTCTCTGGAGTCCAGTGGATAGTCTAATTTAGAGTTATCCACACCTAACAGGAGTCGGGGCTTCACTCCAATATAAGATTCGATGGGAAGACCAGTCAAATATTGGTAGTGTTTCGTTAGATCTGATATCGACACTGACTGAGCAGGAAGGTCTAGGTTTTGCACAGTGTGTACCTTAGAGAGATGGAAACTCTTGGTAGGATTTTGAGAACCTGAGATGTTAACTGAACATTTAACCGAACTATTCTCGTATCTTCCTTGACCACCAGTCCAAGTGATACACAACGGAGTTTTTTCACCACCCAGATTTAATTCCTCCCACAAACTGTGTTCCATCAGAGTAGAAGTTGATCCAGCGTCAAGAAAAGCATACGTATCGATCGAATGGCCCTTACCATGAATTTTAACTCTGATGTATTTTAGGAGCACTCCACCAAGAGAACTGTGATGTGCATTACACGAGGAAAACTGCATTGAACTCGGCGTTTGCTTATTATGCTTACTATCATCATGCAGCAAACGATGATGTAAAAAACTACATCCGTTCTGATTACATGCTATTTTCCTCTCACATGTCTTGAAGTGCTTAGTCAAACATTTTCGACAAATTTTCTTCTCGTTCACCAATGCCCACCGTGCTTTTGGCGTCATCTTCAGAAAACTGCTACACTTCTCCAAACTACTGCACTCGCAGGCACATGCTAAGCATGTTTTGCGATTCACAGTCTCAGGTGATTGCGTGGAATGCAAATGAACATAAGCGTCTTCCTTTCGACCTTTCTTCTCAATCTTCAAAGGTTTGACTCCAACTTGTGGTCTACTCACTTGGCTTATTGCGTCAACCATTTTTTCTAGCCATTCATTGAAATCAAGTAATGTAGTTGCTCTTTTCTCTTTACGGTAGAATGCCCATTGCAATTTCAAAGTGGGTGGTAAGTTGTCGACGAGCTCCTGAAGCAACGTAACGTTGTATAATCGTTCGTCCATTCGACAGACTTGAATTGTAGCACATAAATTCTGCACTGCCACACCGAAATCCACAATCGTCTCCAATTTATCAACTCTCAGTGTTGGCATTATTTTCACCCTCCTCACCATCGTCTCCACAATAGATTCCGGATTACCAAACAATGTTTTAAAACGATTCATGATGACAGGAACATTATCAGGATGCAGAAGAAGGCTTTTGACAGCATTTAGAGCTTTGTCATATAGACTCCTCTCCAGTCGATCGAGTAGCTCGTCGTTCCGAAATGCACACATCCTGGAAGTTCTTTCATACGCTGCTATGAACCGTGGCCAATCTTCTGGATCTCCACCAAACTTGGGTAGATCTTTAACAGTCTGCCTGGCTGCTAAATGGCCACTATTCAACGGTACAGTGTCACTGTTTACTGGTTGCATTAATGCACTTGTATGTGGAGTAGATGACACCATTTGGGCAATTGGGAGATCATGGTTGTTAGGCAATGTGACATATGAATTGGTTACAAACGGATACAACAGTGGTTGTGGTTGTGAATGCGCTGGTACTGATAACATCGGTTGAGATGCTGTAGTGTAGAGTGGGAAGGGTGGTAAATAGTTGTTGAACGGTGGAGTTGAATTTGAAACAGTCATCGGCAATCCCATGCTCCCACAAGGACGTTGCTGAATGACGTTCACCATTGGATCAACGTCACTAGGAAACTGCTGTTGATTTGTCGTAACGACCGGAACGCTCACATATTTTTCGTATGCTGGTAAGGGAGTTTCGTCAACGCACTTCTGTTTGTCCAATCCCATTTTATCGGTTTTGTCTAGCCAATCCTCGATTTTTTCTAGTTCACCGATAGTATCCTCATCAGAATCACCCAGCTCTAACATCTCCTTCTCTAATGCCAATCGCTCTTCGAGCTGCTTTTTCTCCAACGCTTGTCTTGCTTCCAATGCTTTCACCTGATGCACACGAAGTTTTGCTGAACGCTTAGACGCTTTCGACGATGCCTTGTCACCTTTGTCGATTGTAGCTCTATTTGCAGTAGAATTCGCTAACGGTTCCATGTTACGCTGATTATCATCTGCGATCTGTTCTGAACCAACACATTTCGGACCTTGACCCTGTTGCTTTGGAGTTGCGCCCAATCGCTTGTTCGATGAATCCTGTTCATTAGGAACATTTGTAGCGCCTTCCGTTGGCATACTGTGCAGCTGCAACTGCAACCTATTTGTCTGCAACTGATTCAACTGCTTTTCGCTTTGCTGCTGCAATTCCTGTTGTTTCTGCCGCTGCTCAAGCGAACACTGCCGTTCTTCGTTCTGTTCCAGACGTTTTTGTTGCTCTTGTTGCCACTGCATCTTCTGCTGTTCGAGACACTTCAATTGCTCATTGAATGAACATCTTTCTTTCTCAAGAAATGATCGTACGCATCCATTACAGTTCCAGTCTTTGTCCTGAATACTGTCGTCCACATTTACGCAATCGTAGTGGAACCACACGTCACACTCGTCGCATTGCACCATCCGACTATTATCAACTCGCCGACAGGCACCACAACTGGCCCCATCTCCACCAGGAGAGTCGCTTTTCCTGTTCCTTAAGGAACGAGCACCTGCACCTGCTACGCTCCCGCTCGACATTCTGGATCAtaaacggaaaatttaatttgtttccGAAACGGCAACAAGATGAGATGAGACGGCAACAAGATGTTTAGTGTCTTCTTAAAATTCCGCTATATCCAGAGAGCGATTTGCTAATGTAAATTTGTGAGGTTTATTGctattcctacaatttcagcaATATCCTATTATAAACAACCTTTAATTCATCAAACCGTACTAATAGTTTTAATTACTTTTAGAATAGTATTTAAGATTTAAGGAATATGAAATATGTATAGAATTCAACATGGAGTTCAACTATTTAATCATAAGAGTTCACATTATTTTGTTCCATTGtgaaatttgtttccatttgtcCGTGTCAGTGACGATGAGTTCAGGTAGGGGCTCAAAACAGTAACGGAGGTGCGTTCACATATTGCGTAACAGTAACGGAGGCGCGTTCGCATATTGCGTAAcacagtgcatggtgcccacccccatcaactggaccggccacacgtcgacaaggccgcatctaatctgtggctaacgcgtggtgaactctcttcagtagtagaagccgacatgatagccatccaggacaggataatgccgacgagaaactgcaggcggtacgtctggcatcaagacgttgatgacatttgccggatgtgccatcaaccaggtgaaaacatagagcacattatgggaggctgtcccgttttggccaacgcagcctacaccaagcgccacaacaacgtggcccgtattgttcatcgacaactggcgctccaatgtgctctactggaagacaacgtaccaaactaccggtacctgcctgctcctgtcctggaaaatgaccgtttcaagctgtactgggatcgcactgttctgaccgacctctcgatccaccacaaccgtccagatataatggtttacgacaagagcgaccgcaaagtcaccatcatcgatgtcgctattcctctgaaccagaatctggaggagacccacggtcgcaaaatctgcaagtaccgaccattggccgtggagctcaaggaactgtgggggctaagggaggtcccaagaattgttccagtcgttctctctggaactggaattgtcccgaagacacttctggaagcgctaaaggtgttgaacatggataatgaattggccggcatccaaaagtcggtcatccttagcacctgcgcgattgtccgacaatttctcggtcaggactgaaacagcacgagcatgcagatacgtgcattccgcagagcctagtccccctttggcattcagaagcccgggggcaggtgaaaattctggctaggttcgcctagttaagaagtgagataagtctgccaaaaaaaaatagaactttgaaaatatgaaacataatattaggttggggaaaaagtaatccattattttctcgttagctggctttagtgatcaatatctcgcgtgacatagatcatacaatttcaagtttaggctcgtagCAAAGGtgacattttacaataaaaaaaactcttgcTGTCTTGCTAAATTAATGTTATGGGTTTAGATAGGACATATTgacaaaacattgaaatatttatttgtttgaaaacttactagaaacatttattagaaATAATTTATGCTCTGAGAactatttctgtattgtttattattaattcagccattccacgccaaactgatatagtggttctcagattttcgtcaaaagtggtaattttgttccttatcgcaaaacattagacccgtattttttattttttttaattaggaTGCCCATTTCCATAAGGGTAgttcgaaaaatctttttttttcgctttttcccaaaaattactttttttcaaaaattcataatttttgaaccactgaactgatttagatgatcgacatatcaaattgaagacaATGAGCTAGCTGTTATTAAAATATTAGCTCGCAAAGCAAGTGAGTTTTATTCCTGTTATTAtttattgtagtcgttttttattgttctcgTGGCTTTGGATTAGAGTGCgctatatgtttttatattttttcttgtaagctgagaattttttatataacataatttgatatcagagatgctttttttcgtttctaagatatcatttttcaaaattaatcggTGGtcggaaaaatcatttttcccctttcatccaaaaatgtctttttgcATAAAATCATTAAATTTCAACTatttaaccgatttagatatttgacatattaaattaaagccaatacgctaaccttctttgaaaaaacatcacGCTTGCGGGAAGGTTGGATTCTAGACACAGGAATATCGAACGAAAActcaaaacatgttaaatttgcaaaataataactcataACGAGTGCCGTAGTTATTCGCACAAAGTTCAATATGGGTGTCGTAGTAATATCATCACAGGGATCATGCACAGCCTAGCTGCAAGGGATCGGACTGGTCGCAGGTTGTGGATAGCGAAACGGACTTCATATATGGAGGGTAGAGGTGAATACAATGAATAAGTACCCCCGAACAAGCAACAGGAGTTAGTTAGGACCGGAAGATGCGTAGTGGGCTCTACACAATCTTCCCTAACGACTCCAAAAAGGCGAGTTGACGCCGCCATAAGTGTCTcagcccaaaaaaaaaacggtgcGTCTGATCTCCAGGAGGAACGGCCCAACAGCGTCTGTTTTGGAGCGAGCGGCTGAGAATTAAATATATCTCGCCAGCTACACCCAAGAAGGCAGCCCCATCAGCAGGATGTAGGTATCGCGACCCTGGTAAGGTAGCATACCGAAACCCATCCTAACCACGAACAACGCATATAGAAATACGGAACGGATTAATCGGCAAAGACCTTGGCAACGAACACGGAGCACGAAAAAGGTGAACGATTGGAAATTAGGTACTTGGAACGTCAGATCTCTCAATGAACCGGCGCGAGCGGGTAGCTTGCTCGAGAATTACAGCAGCAGGGAGTCAAATTCGCAGCGATTCAGAGGTTCGGTGGCCATATTCAGGAGAAAGGGAATTCCGTACAATAGACCCTATTGCGCACACTTCTTTCAAGTACCAGATCTACTACATTTGCGGCAAAGCAGCGGGTCGGGGTGTCGGTTTCGTGGTGCTGGGAAAGCACTCGGCATCAAACCAGCCGTTAGGTAAGGCggaaattgagaagcgtatagcgctcgtaaacgaacacgagactaccaagactcatacgtgccacaaacgtagcgtggtggagcgcatattcagtcggagacacgactcgcgtgacgctgtgcctgaaccacagtttctcgtgctggtcgtaccggttgtggtagttgtgttagtgaacaatcatatagtgCGATGAGTTTGACACTGTGTGGTCGTACCGGTCGGGTgcttgtgttagtaaataaatatatcgcgcaaatctgtgtgaatcagacattgtatgcgagtggcacgttatttGCACCAAACTGTGactgaatatgcgctccaccacgctacgtttgtggcacgtatgagtcttggtagtctcgtgttcgtttacgagcgctatacgcttctcaatttccGCCTTACCTAACGGCTGGTTTGATGCCGAGTGCCAGAGAGCGACAGACGCGAAGAACCGTGCCAGGAACAGATGCCTGTTACTCAGAATTCGAGCTAAACTATCACTTTCTATGGTCATCGCAGGTTTCGTTGGAACCTTTTTTGATTGTGCGAGGATATCTAAACTTGTTCAATGGGTCGTGTCAATTAACCATTTTTCTTTATAATCTTGCGCGGAAACTGATTCACTTCGAATCGATTCAATGTGTTTCTAGTTATACCGGGAtgtataattttgaaattatttgaAAGACTGTGCATTTCGATCGTTATCAGTCActcttttcatttcattttcttctCATTTCAGGGCGACAAAGTTTACAAGTCGGTGTTCATCATCTTCTTCCAAGGAGACCAGCTGAAAACGCGTGTCAAGAAGATATGTGAGGGTTTCCGCGCTACGCTTTACCCTTGTCCAGAGGCACCAACCGACCGACGTGAGATGGCAATGGGTGTTATGACCCGCATCGAGGATTTGAACACTGTCCTCGGGCAAACTCAAGACCATCGTCACCGGGTTCTGGTGGCGGCCGCTAAGAATCTTAAAAATTGGTTCGTCAAGGTGCGCAAAATTAAAGCCATCTACCATACGCTGAACCTGTTCAACTTGGATGTAACCCAGAAGTGTTTGATTGCCGAGTGCTGGGTTCCGTTGTTGGACATTGAGACTATCCAAATAGCGCTGCGTCGAGGAACGGAAAGATCGGGTTCATCGGTTCCGCCTATTTTGAATAGGATGGAAACCTTCGAGGACCCACCGACTTACAACCGGACGAACAAGTTTACGAGCGCTTTTCAAGCGTTAATAAACGCGTATGGCGTTGCGAGCTATCGCGAGATGAATCCGGCACCGTATACAATCATTACGTTCCCGTTCTTGTTCGCGGTTATGTTTGGCGATTTGGGACACGGCGCCATTATGGCTCTCTTCGGTCTCTGGATGGTGCTGAAGGAAAAACCACTTGCGGCCAAGAAAACTGACAACGAGATTTGGAATATCTTCTTCGGTGGACGTTACATCATTTTCTTGATGGGAGTGTTTTCAATGTACACTGGTTTCGTGTATAATGACATTTTTTCCAAGTCGCTGAACGTGTTTGGATCGACTTGGAGCATCAATTATAACACTTCTACTGTTATGACGAACAAAGCACTTCAACTGAACCCAGGAACCAACGACTACAGTGGTACACCCTATCCGATTGGGTTGGATCCAGTGTGGCAGATAGCaggaaacaaaattattttcttgaatGCCTATAAAATGAAGATTTCCATTATATTTGGAGTCATCCACATGCTGTTTGGCGTCTTCGTGGGGTTGTTCAATCACCGTTATTTCAAGAACAAACTGTCTATCTATTGTGAATTCATCCCGCAAGTTATCTTCCTAGTTTTCCTGTTCTTCTACATGACGCTGATGATGTtcatcaaatggacttcatACTCTGCTAGCAGCGACACTGTCAGATACTCCGCTGGATGTGCTCCGTCTAttttgataacattcatcaACATGGTCTTATTCAAGCCATCTGCTCCAGTAGGTGAATGTGATCCTTTCATGTTCGCCGGACAGTCTGGGCTACAAAAGTTCCTTGTCGTAGTTGCACTGCTCTGTGTACCATGGATGCTCCTGGCTAAGCCGATTATGATCATGCGTAGCCGTAAGGAGGTAGCGGTAAGATGATTTACATCTACATTGTTCTATTACTATTCCTACCCATGTTACAGCATCAGCCTATGGCTCCCTACAGCAATGAGAATGGTGATGCAGAGGGAGGCCTTAATCAGCACAATGCGGCACAACCTCCGGTCAATCAGCAAGGCGGAACCGGCGGTGGACACGGACATGAGAATGAGGAGATGTCGGAAATATTCATTCACCAGGGCATTCATACCATTGAATATGTTCTAGGATCCGTTTCACACACTGCTTCGTATCTTCGTTTGTGGGCTTTATCTCTCGCTCATGCTCGTAAGTATTGAAACTATATTTGAAGTATTAACTAAATTACAGCTGATTTTCTTGACTCTTAGAATTGGCTGAAGTATTGTGGAATATGGTGCTAAAGAATGGTCTCCAACAAGAAGGTTGGATCGGAGGAATTGCATTGTGGGCCATTTTTGGTTTCTGGGCTATCTTAACCGTTGGCATCTTGGTGCTCATGGAAGGACTCTCGGCTTTCCTTCACACCCTTCGTTTGCATTGGTACGATGCAATATTCAATAAACATATTGTTCAACTTTGGCTCAAAATAATTATCTTTCGACAGGGTGGAATTCCAGAGCAAGTTCTACGCCGGTCTGGGTTATGCATTCCAACCATTCTCATTTGAAGTAATTTTGGATGCCAGCTCTAGCTCATCGGAAGATTAAACATCATTTGGACAGTAAAATAATCCCTGATTGTTGAAATAAATGTTGCATCAAATAAAATAATCCAAGCTAACTcgaaatattaaattaaagaatATGTTAATGTGCTAATATATCTAAATCAAAGTCAAACTATTATGCTGGGTAAAATAGAATTAAAGAAGTATTTGTTATAAAAAACACACTctctaaaatatttcaaaatgtcAGCCAAATACTTTCATTACAGGATGTATATCAATTTAAATCACATTAATCACATTTAGAGCTATATTATATCAATGTTCAATGCATTATAACCACCTATATAAATAATCTTAGCACGTTACAGACGCAGCACAATAGAAGACTACTATTTATTCAATTCGAAATTTCTTGAATGAACTATAGtttcatttttgacgtgggactacgtctaattggaatatatggggggtaaaattaaaacctaaacacagaacatgcaggaaaaaataaaaatatcgaATCCttctaactcgaacatttcccaATAGATAGGAAAGATGTTTCATCATTTGATggcaaatatttctacgcttctatcacaaCGAaccaaatgttatttttcatgagataaacaattaaataactgtgaaatgtcaagcgttttcTAAACACCCTTActccacgttttgattggcccgattcacgatttccccaacaaagagttcaaaatcaatgtgcctggggtatCTGCTTTGCAAACACACGCAAATCGGAGGTATTTTCGTTcccattgaaatgtgtttcccttacaaggacttcaaaacaaagatgTTAGGGGAAcctgctttgcaaa
Protein-coding sequences here:
- the LOC129779628 gene encoding V-type proton ATPase 116 kDa subunit a 1 isoform X4, with translation MGSLFRSEEMTLCQLFLQSEAAYACVSELGELGLVQFRDLNPDVNAFQRKFVNEVRRCDEMERKLRYLEKEIKKDGIPMLDTGESPEAPQPREMIDLEATFEKLENELREVNQNAEALKRNFLELTELKHILRKTQVFFDEMADSNREEERVNLLGEEGIRAGGAGAQGQNLKLGFVAGVILRERLPAFERMLWRACRGNVFLRQAMIESPLEDPANGDKVYKSVFIIFFQGDQLKTRVKKICEGFRATLYPCPEAPTDRREMAMGVMTRIEDLNTVLGQTQDHRHRVLVAAAKNLKNWFVKVRKIKAIYHTLNLFNLDVTQKCLIAECWVPLLDIETIQIALRRGTERSGSSVPPILNRMETFEDPPTYNRTNKFTSAFQALINAYGVASYREMNPAPYTIITFPFLFAVMFGDLGHGAIMALFGLWMVLKEKPLAAKKTDNEIWNIFFGGRYIIFLMGVFSMYTGFVYNDIFSKSLNVFGSTWSINYNTSTVMTNKALQLNPGTNDYSGTPYPIGLDPVWQIAGNKIIFLNAYKMKISIIFGVIHMLFGVFVGLFNHRYFKNKLSIYCEFIPQVIFLVFLFFYMTLMMFIKWTSYSASSDTVRYSAGCAPSILITFINMVLFKPSAPVGECDPFMFAGQSGLQKFLVVVALLCVPWMLLAKPIMIMRSRKEVAHQPMAPYSNENGDAEGGLNQHNAAQPPVNQQGGTGGGHGHENEEMSEIFIHQGIHTIEYVLGSVSHTASYLRLWALSLAHAQLAEVLWNMVLKNGLQQEGWIGGIALWAIFGFWAILTVGILVLMEGLSAFLHTLRLHWVEFQSKFYAGLGYAFQPFSFEVILDASSSSSED
- the LOC129779628 gene encoding V-type proton ATPase 116 kDa subunit a 1 isoform X1, with amino-acid sequence MGSLFRSEEMTLCQLFLQSEAAYACVSELGELGLVQFRDLNPDVNAFQRKFVNEVRRCDEMERKLRYLEKEIKKDGIPMLDTGESPEAPQPREMIDLEATFEKLENELREVNQNAEALKRNFLELTELKHILRKTQVFFDEAAPAIHVPNKSRNRYQQMADSNREEERVNLLGEEGIRAGGAGAQGQNLKLGFVAGVILRERLPAFERMLWRACRGNVFLRQAMIESPLEDPANGDKVYKSVFIIFFQGDQLKTRVKKICEGFRATLYPCPEAPTDRREMAMGVMTRIEDLNTVLGQTQDHRHRVLVAAAKNLKNWFVKVRKIKAIYHTLNLFNLDVTQKCLIAECWVPLLDIETIQIALRRGTERSGSSVPPILNRMETFEDPPTYNRTNKFTSAFQALINAYGVASYREMNPAPYTIITFPFLFAVMFGDLGHGAIMALFGLWMVLKEKPLAAKKTDNEIWNIFFGGRYIIFLMGVFSMYTGFVYNDIFSKSLNVFGSTWSINYNTSTVMTNKALQLNPGTNDYSGTPYPIGLDPVWQIAGNKIIFLNAYKMKISIIFGVIHMLFGVFVGLFNHRYFKNKLSIYCEFIPQVIFLVFLFFYMTLMMFIKWTSYSASSDTVRYSAGCAPSILITFINMVLFKPSAPVGECDPFMFAGQSGLQKFLVVVALLCVPWMLLAKPIMIMRSRKEVAHQPMAPYSNENGDAEGGLNQHNAAQPPVNQQGGTGGGHGHENEEMSEIFIHQGIHTIEYVLGSVSHTASYLRLWALSLAHAQLAEVLWNMVLKNGLQQEGWIGGIALWAIFGFWAILTVGILVLMEGLSAFLHTLRLHWVEFQSKFYAGLGYAFQPFSFEVILDASSSSSED
- the LOC129779628 gene encoding V-type proton ATPase 116 kDa subunit a 1 isoform X8, yielding MADSNREEERVNLLGEEGIRAGGAGAQGQNLKLGFVAGVILRERLPAFERMLWRACRGNVFLRQAMIESPLEDPANGDKVYKSVFIIFFQGDQLKTRVKKICEGFRATLYPCPEAPTDRREMAMGVMTRIEDLNTVLGQTQDHRHRVLVAAAKNLKNWFVKVRKIKAIYHTLNLFNLDVTQKCLIAECWVPLLDIETIQIALRRGTERSGSSVPPILNRMETFEDPPTYNRTNKFTSAFQALINAYGVASYREMNPAPYTIITFPFLFAVMFGDLGHGAIMALFGLWMVLKEKPLAAKKTDNEIWNIFFGGRYIIFLMGVFSMYTGFVYNDIFSKSLNVFGSTWSINYNTSTVMTNKALQLNPGTNDYSGTPYPIGLDPVWQIAGNKIIFLNAYKMKISIIFGVIHMLFGVFVGLFNHRYFKNKLSIYCEFIPQVIFLVFLFFYMTLMMFIKWTSYSASSDTVRYSAGCAPSILITFINMVLFKPSAPVGECDPFMFAGQSGLQKFLVVVALLCVPWMLLAKPIMIMRSRKEVAHQPMAPYSNENGDAEGGLNQHNAAQPPVNQQGGTGGGHGHENEEMSEIFIHQGIHTIEYVLGSVSHTASYLRLWALSLAHAQLAEVLWNMVLKNGLQQEGWIGGIALWAIFGFWAILTVGILVLMEGLSAFLHTLRLHWVEFQSKFYAGLGYAFQPFSFEVILDASSSSSED
- the LOC129779628 gene encoding V-type proton ATPase 116 kDa subunit a 1 isoform X5 produces the protein MGSLFRSEEMTLCQLFLQSEAAYACVSELGELGLVQFRDLNPDVNAFQRKFVNEVRRCDEMERKLRYLEKEIKKDGIPMLDTGESPEAPQPREMIDLEATFEKLENELREVNQNAEALKRNFLELTELKHILRKTQVFFDEQEGGMHTTESMTRALITDESRTGKAMGPVQLGFVAGVILRERLPAFERMLWRACRGNVFLRQAMIESPLEDPANGDKVYKSVFIIFFQGDQLKTRVKKICEGFRATLYPCPEAPTDRREMAMGVMTRIEDLNTVLGQTQDHRHRVLVAAAKNLKNWFVKVRKIKAIYHTLNLFNLDVTQKCLIAECWVPLLDIETIQIALRRGTERSGSSVPPILNRMETFEDPPTYNRTNKFTSAFQALINAYGVASYREMNPAPYTIITFPFLFAVMFGDLGHGAIMALFGLWMVLKEKPLAAKKTDNEIWNIFFGGRYIIFLMGVFSMYTGFVYNDIFSKSLNVFGSTWSINYNTSTVMTNKALQLNPGTNDYSGTPYPIGLDPVWQIAGNKIIFLNAYKMKISIIFGVIHMLFGVFVGLFNHRYFKNKLSIYCEFIPQVIFLVFLFFYMTLMMFIKWTSYSASSDTVRYSAGCAPSILITFINMVLFKPSAPVGECDPFMFAGQSGLQKFLVVVALLCVPWMLLAKPIMIMRSRKEVAHQPMAPYSNENGDAEGGLNQHNAAQPPVNQQGGTGGGHGHENEEMSEIFIHQGIHTIEYVLGSVSHTASYLRLWALSLAHAQLAEVLWNMVLKNGLQQEGWIGGIALWAIFGFWAILTVGILVLMEGLSAFLHTLRLHWVEFQSKFYAGLGYAFQPFSFEVILDASSSSSED
- the LOC129779628 gene encoding V-type proton ATPase 116 kDa subunit a 1 isoform X2, whose protein sequence is MGSLFRSEEMTLCQLFLQSEAAYACVSELGELGLVQFRDLNPDVNAFQRKFVNEVRRCDEMERKLRYLEKEIKKDGIPMLDTGESPEAPQPREMIDLEATFEKLENELREVNQNAEALKRNFLELTELKHILRKTQVFFDEAAPAIHVPNKSRNRYQQMADSNREEERVNLLGEEGIRAGGAGAQGQNLKLGFVAGVILRERLPAFERMLWRACRGNVFLRQAMIESPLEDPANGDKVYKSVFIIFFQGDQLKTRVKKICEGFRATLYPCPEAPTDRREMAMGVMTRIEDLNTVLGQTQDHRHRVLVAAAKNLKNWFVKVRKIKAIYHTLNLFNLDVTQKCLIAECWVPLLDIETIQIALRRGTERSGSSVPPILNRMETFEDPPTYNRTNKFTSAFQALINAYGVASYREMNPAPYTIITFPFLFAVMFGDLGHGAIMALFGLWMVLKEKPLAAKKTDNEIWNIFFGGRYIIFLMGVFSMYTGFVYNDIFSKSLNVFGSTWSINYNTSTVMTNKALQLNPGTNDYSGTPYPIGLDPVWQIAGNKIIFLNAYKMKISIIFGVIHMLFGVFVGLFNHRYFKNKLSIYCEFIPQVIFLVFLFFYMTLMMFIKWTSYSASSDTVRYSAGCAPSILITFINMVLFKPSAPVGECDPFMFAGQSGLQKFLVVVALLCVPWMLLAKPIMIMRSRKEHQPMAPYSNENGDAEGGLNQHNAAQPPVNQQGGTGGGHGHENEEMSEIFIHQGIHTIEYVLGSVSHTASYLRLWALSLAHAQLAEVLWNMVLKNGLQQEGWIGGIALWAIFGFWAILTVGILVLMEGLSAFLHTLRLHWVEFQSKFYAGLGYAFQPFSFEVILDASSSSSED